Proteins encoded together in one Procambarus clarkii isolate CNS0578487 chromosome 11, FALCON_Pclarkii_2.0, whole genome shotgun sequence window:
- the LOC138363708 gene encoding uncharacterized protein, with amino-acid sequence MANSLPPAAETGNRTLNGLQNHVTQMIDKCQRLAKQASPDLITLNNSKKQLVDKYEQIKYHAEIYLTDLTKRELQEIIANIIMYEDKTQDQLDPLIKLALPAVAQLNVSSSTQQGTATITHIAAELPKVHLPYFEGKDEDDCDAFWRAFDSIINAKASLKKATKFQYLQGQLRGEAWQVIANLSLTDDNYNHAIQLLQDNNSDKETEIAHLIQIIGFTLSK; translated from the coding sequence atggctaacagtcttccaccagcagctgaaacaggaaataggacACTTAATGGTCTACAAAATCACGTAACTCAaatgattgacaaatgtcaaaggTTAGCAAAACAAgcatctcctgatttaataacTCTGAATAACAGTAAAAAGCAGCTTGTTGATAAATATGAACAAATCAAATaccatgcagagatttatctaacagatCTTACTAAACGAGAACTTCAGGAAATCATTGCTAATATAATAATGTATGAAGATAAAACCCAGGATCaactagatcctttaatcaaacttGCATTACCAGCAGTAGCCCAACTAAATGTGAGTTCATCCACTCAGCAGGGTActgcaactatcacacatatagcagcagagctcccaaaggtacatttaccatattttgagggcaaggatgaagatgATTGCGATGCCTTCTGGAGagcctttgattctataataaacgCCAAGGCTTCTCTCAAAAAGGCTACAAAATTTCAgtatttgcaaggccagttacgaGGCGAAGCCTGGCAGGTCATTGCaaatttgtcattaacagatgataATTATAACCATGCcatacagttgttacaagataacaacagtgataaggagactgaAATTGCCCatctcatacaaattattggatttaccctctccaaataa